In a single window of the Flavobacterium sp. W4I14 genome:
- a CDS encoding glycosyltransferase involved in cell wall biosynthesis (product_source=COG0463; cath_funfam=3.90.550.10; cog=COG0463; pfam=PF00535; superfamily=53448), with translation MKALNFPEISLLITHYNRPDSLENLLGKLKDTGCNFGEIVVSDDGSKSIIRNRLMQLSQVYGFRLIGTETNRGLGNNLNKGQDAVSRPYTLYLQEDFEPSALFGEKLASALSAMANDAQIDIVKFYAYYAYPYLKPFNDDFDEMYVPTMGFDYSKIYLYTDHPHLRRSNFFEKFGRYPEGIKGDLTEYKMCISFIQNKGKGLFYKDFANLLLQRNSVSEPSTMQRTNWKHRPNILIKVLRDSYRQIKYNLDILTMKSLK, from the coding sequence ATGAAAGCACTTAACTTCCCGGAAATATCACTACTGATTACCCATTATAACCGACCAGACTCGCTAGAGAACCTTTTAGGTAAATTAAAAGATACTGGTTGTAATTTCGGAGAAATTGTGGTATCAGATGATGGCAGCAAGTCCATCATCCGTAATCGGTTAATGCAACTAAGCCAGGTTTATGGCTTCAGATTGATCGGAACGGAAACAAATCGCGGGCTGGGCAACAACCTGAACAAAGGGCAGGATGCAGTAAGCAGGCCTTATACCTTATACCTGCAGGAAGATTTTGAGCCCAGTGCACTTTTTGGCGAAAAGCTGGCTTCGGCCCTGAGTGCCATGGCCAATGATGCGCAAATTGATATTGTAAAATTTTACGCTTACTACGCATATCCCTATCTTAAACCCTTTAATGATGATTTTGATGAAATGTATGTCCCTACAATGGGCTTCGATTATTCAAAGATCTATCTTTATACCGATCACCCGCATTTAAGGAGATCTAACTTTTTTGAAAAATTCGGCCGGTATCCTGAAGGAATAAAAGGTGATCTAACAGAGTATAAAATGTGTATATCCTTTATCCAAAATAAAGGAAAAGGATTGTTCTATAAAGATTTCGCCAACCTGTTGTTACAACGCAATTCAGTTAGTGAGCCAAGCACCATGCAAAGGACCAATTGGAAACACCGTCCCAACATATTAATCAAGGTATTGCGCGATAGTTACCGCCAGATTAAATATAATTTGGACATTCTTACCATGAAAAGCTTAAAATAA
- a CDS encoding histone arginine demethylase JMJD6 (product_source=KO:K11323; cath_funfam=2.60.120.650; ko=KO:K11323; pfam=PF13621; superfamily=51197) has translation MQTVNKVDHISHEEFIAEYVNKKTPVVFKNASKVWGQHTFGPDFFSTHFGNYEKEFEGKMYTINEILELTLKSTPKNPAPYPITFELPYDIPGFMAYIDPIHINYATPNWFDSKIFPYGRFGKNINLFFGGQGNQYSLHKDFYHTNAWITQLYGEKKFILFPGEQDEFLYAGKQGYANFLSPVNILDPDLQKYPLYQQARSVEVTLQPGETIFVPNGVWHTTVAPGQNISLIFDQLNSTNYGAWRKDMYNIKTQKSRTGAIINYGFALAAGTICKLKGLIKTSI, from the coding sequence ATGCAGACCGTAAACAAAGTAGATCACATCTCCCACGAAGAATTTATAGCAGAATATGTAAACAAAAAAACTCCTGTGGTTTTTAAAAATGCTTCCAAAGTCTGGGGCCAGCATACATTCGGACCTGATTTTTTTAGTACACACTTTGGTAATTATGAAAAAGAATTTGAGGGGAAAATGTATACGATCAACGAAATTTTGGAACTCACCCTTAAGAGCACCCCGAAAAACCCTGCACCTTACCCGATTACTTTTGAACTCCCTTACGATATTCCAGGGTTTATGGCGTACATTGATCCCATCCACATAAATTATGCAACACCAAACTGGTTTGATTCCAAGATATTCCCCTACGGCAGATTCGGCAAAAACATCAATCTGTTTTTTGGTGGCCAGGGCAACCAATATTCGCTACATAAAGATTTTTATCATACCAACGCCTGGATTACTCAGCTATATGGCGAAAAAAAATTCATCCTTTTTCCCGGTGAGCAGGATGAATTTTTATATGCAGGCAAACAAGGTTACGCCAATTTTCTTTCACCTGTAAATATTCTAGATCCGGATCTGCAAAAGTACCCGCTTTATCAACAGGCCAGATCGGTGGAAGTTACGCTGCAACCGGGGGAAACAATTTTCGTCCCAAACGGCGTCTGGCATACAACTGTAGCTCCCGGGCAGAATATTTCGCTGATTTTCGATCAGCTGAACAGCACAAATTATGGTGCTTGGCGCAAGGATATGTATAATATCAAGACACAGAAAAGCCGCACGGGGGCTATCATCAATTATGGCTTTGCCCTGGCCGCTGGCACGATCTGCAAGTTGAAGGGATTGATTAAAACATCAATTTAG
- a CDS encoding hypothetical protein (product_source=Hypo-rule applied; pfam=PF02485; superfamily=52374), which yields MRVAHIIMAYKNPRQLGMMIKAMAHPEFDFYIHLDKKIAISGFQHLQDLPNVYFIVNRTVCNWGGFQFVQAILRSLEEILHKGMTYDFYNLLSAQDYPIKPVEVIADFFRQNIGKSFVSYDMEANEKWWGHARSRFESYHFTDFKFRGKYLLQRAVNCVLPKRKFPLPAKLYGTCISSWWSISSACAAYLTSYIKDQPRLMRFMKYTWAADEFFIATLLMDSPYKNTIVNDNLRMITWDENLPNPLILKSADFAGIRSSEKLFARKFDTDIDPEILSQIDEKILINVQ from the coding sequence ATGAGGGTTGCTCACATTATAATGGCTTATAAAAACCCCAGGCAATTGGGCATGATGATTAAGGCCATGGCACATCCCGAGTTCGATTTTTATATACACTTAGACAAGAAAATTGCCATATCTGGTTTCCAGCATTTACAAGATCTGCCTAATGTTTATTTCATCGTTAATCGCACCGTTTGCAATTGGGGTGGTTTTCAATTTGTTCAGGCCATTTTAAGGTCTTTGGAAGAGATTCTGCATAAAGGAATGACTTATGATTTTTATAACCTGCTTAGTGCACAGGATTATCCTATTAAACCTGTTGAGGTAATTGCCGATTTTTTTAGGCAGAATATCGGCAAGAGTTTTGTGTCTTACGATATGGAAGCGAATGAGAAATGGTGGGGCCATGCCCGGTCGCGGTTTGAAAGTTACCATTTTACTGATTTTAAATTTAGAGGTAAATACCTGCTGCAGCGTGCCGTTAACTGTGTTTTGCCTAAAAGAAAGTTTCCATTGCCGGCAAAGTTGTATGGAACCTGCATTTCCAGTTGGTGGTCAATCTCCTCGGCATGTGCGGCATATCTCACCAGCTACATCAAAGATCAGCCCCGGTTAATGCGTTTTATGAAGTATACCTGGGCAGCAGATGAGTTTTTTATCGCAACCCTGTTAATGGATTCGCCATATAAAAATACCATTGTGAATGATAATCTCCGTATGATTACATGGGATGAAAATCTTCCGAATCCTTTAATTTTAAAGTCAGCAGATTTTGCAGGTATCCGCAGTTCCGAAAAATTATTTGCACGTAAGTTTGATACCGATATCGATCCGGAGATTCTCTCGCAGATTGATGAAAAAATCCTGATAAATGTTCAGTAA
- a CDS encoding 4'-phosphopantetheinyl transferase (product_source=KO:K06133; cath_funfam=3.90.470.20; cog=COG2091; ko=KO:K06133; pfam=PF01648; superfamily=56214) produces the protein MHFNKLPAIINAAWQNLDDPEDIDRKKNNIFKIDFELYYKKFCTQIHEILSPEEIKRSGFFLKEHDTRRFIATRLAIRKIISEYTGTMPQSVIFNQTANKKPSTAGIEFNISHSGHYIMIAVSENPIGIDVEQIDHPVDVAQLIPYCFDTAEKEFIASSKDQKESFFALWTRKEALLKATGEGLIDNLLEINCLKNRLTRSYKLYRLLTIRIAPDYIFTLATTEDLETVFWNLN, from the coding sequence ATGCATTTTAACAAACTGCCGGCTATTATAAATGCGGCCTGGCAAAACCTTGATGATCCCGAAGACATTGACCGAAAAAAAAACAATATTTTCAAAATCGATTTCGAGCTTTATTATAAAAAATTCTGCACTCAGATTCATGAAATACTTTCCCCCGAGGAGATAAAAAGATCCGGATTTTTCTTGAAAGAACATGATACCCGGCGTTTTATTGCTACAAGGCTTGCCATAAGAAAAATAATTTCCGAATATACCGGCACCATGCCGCAATCGGTAATTTTTAACCAAACGGCAAACAAAAAGCCATCTACCGCTGGTATCGAATTCAACATCAGTCATAGTGGCCATTACATTATGATAGCGGTGAGCGAAAATCCGATCGGGATAGATGTTGAACAGATAGACCATCCTGTAGATGTGGCCCAGCTAATCCCCTACTGCTTTGATACAGCCGAGAAAGAATTTATAGCATCATCGAAAGATCAGAAAGAATCTTTTTTTGCCTTATGGACCAGAAAAGAAGCACTATTAAAAGCCACAGGGGAAGGACTCATAGATAATCTTTTAGAAATCAACTGTCTGAAAAACAGGTTAACCAGATCTTACAAACTCTACCGTTTGTTAACCATTCGGATCGCTCCCGATTATATTTTTACCCTCGCTACAACTGAAGATCTGGAAACCGTTTTTTGGAATTTAAATTAA
- a CDS encoding O-antigen/teichoic acid export membrane protein (product_source=COG2244; cog=COG2244; pfam=PF13440; transmembrane_helix_parts=Outside_1_9,TMhelix_10_32,Inside_33_44,TMhelix_45_67,Outside_68_86,TMhelix_87_109,Inside_110_115,TMhelix_116_138,Outside_139_147,TMhelix_148_167,Inside_168_178,TMhelix_179_201,Outside_202_228,TMhelix_229_251,Inside_252_262,TMhelix_263_280,Outside_281_294,TMhelix_295_317,Inside_318_366,TMhelix_367_389,Outside_390_392,TMhelix_393_415,Inside_416_451) has translation MKFVQKLKNIHFLSLMGTGGMSVLTFLFTAILYRSLSIKEIGIWFFFQSMLSFLDTFRQGFLSTAFVKFYAGTSPSRGQEVIGSTWFIATATTIILLLLNIPLIFIAFLIKDESLIYFAKFYSINLLSSLPMIVTMCIAQGDLRFGRLMYIRVFQVAFLILCLGFLIFTKQNNLYNLMYINILAGAATSVLCIMLGWSGITFYAKRTKACTKEIFDFGKYTVGTSISSSLFGVTDTFVINFMLGPSVLAVYNLGRRLMEVVEIPLRSFVATAMPALSSAYNKNNKAKLISTMSKYIGIITIGLIPFLLGTYIFAGYALAIIGGGKYNGTEAGEIAVNIFRISATIALLSPADRFMSVTLDAIHKPQINLYKVIVMVIINVISDFAGVYFFGNIYGLVVGTFFPTLIGIIISYHYINKGYQNFSIFHSYILSFREIKKFISNGFKTSGTISN, from the coding sequence ATGAAATTTGTACAGAAACTAAAAAATATACATTTTCTATCATTAATGGGTACCGGCGGCATGTCGGTGTTAACGTTTTTGTTCACTGCGATACTATACCGTTCCTTATCAATAAAGGAAATCGGGATCTGGTTTTTCTTTCAATCCATGTTATCCTTTCTTGATACCTTCAGGCAAGGTTTTTTATCTACCGCTTTTGTAAAATTTTATGCTGGCACTTCACCCTCAAGAGGACAGGAAGTTATCGGATCAACCTGGTTTATAGCCACCGCAACCACAATTATCCTCTTACTACTTAACATTCCCCTTATTTTTATCGCTTTTCTGATTAAAGATGAAAGCCTGATCTATTTTGCGAAGTTTTATTCCATCAACCTATTGTCATCCCTCCCTATGATTGTAACGATGTGCATTGCACAGGGCGACCTGCGTTTTGGCCGTTTAATGTACATTAGGGTGTTTCAGGTTGCTTTCCTTATTCTATGCCTGGGTTTTCTGATATTCACAAAACAGAACAACCTATACAACCTGATGTATATTAACATTTTAGCAGGAGCAGCAACCAGTGTTTTGTGCATCATGTTAGGCTGGTCTGGTATAACCTTTTATGCCAAACGCACTAAAGCCTGTACAAAAGAAATTTTCGATTTCGGAAAATACACGGTGGGTACCTCCATAAGCTCAAGCTTGTTTGGGGTTACCGATACTTTCGTTATCAATTTTATGCTTGGACCATCTGTTTTGGCTGTTTACAACCTGGGGCGCAGGCTGATGGAAGTTGTAGAAATTCCTTTAAGAAGTTTCGTTGCAACAGCAATGCCGGCCTTATCAAGTGCTTACAATAAGAATAACAAGGCCAAACTCATATCCACCATGAGCAAGTATATTGGCATTATTACAATTGGCCTTATCCCATTTTTACTGGGCACCTACATATTTGCAGGTTATGCGCTTGCCATTATCGGTGGTGGAAAGTACAATGGCACCGAAGCAGGTGAGATTGCAGTAAATATCTTTAGAATTAGCGCCACAATCGCCCTGCTCTCCCCTGCCGACCGCTTTATGAGCGTTACCCTTGATGCGATACACAAACCACAAATCAATTTATATAAAGTGATTGTAATGGTAATCATAAATGTGATATCAGACTTTGCCGGGGTGTATTTTTTCGGAAATATATATGGACTTGTTGTTGGCACCTTCTTCCCTACTTTGATAGGCATCATTATCTCTTATCATTATATCAATAAAGGATACCAGAACTTTTCAATCTTTCATAGTTACATCCTGAGTTTTAGAGAGATTAAAAAATTTATATCCAATGGATTCAAAACTTCTGGTACAATTTCAAATTAA
- a CDS encoding glycosyltransferase involved in cell wall biosynthesis (product_source=COG0463; cath_funfam=3.90.550.10; cog=COG0463; pfam=PF00535; superfamily=53448) has protein sequence MKTIFSVPEWLNQYEFAFKSINEVPPSFFQGINTKLSKLQSAKPVVTILIAAWNEELNILRNISSLSNLVTAYPLEIIVVNNNSTDRTQQTLDNLNITSYFQEIQGCGPARQMGMERANGEYILLADADCVYPANWVDDMMEKLTIPGTACVYGRYSFIPEAGFSRWKLFILEKLKDLAAELRQVKRPYLNAFGISMGYVKSFGLQAGYIMHNTRGDDGRLCFDLMKFGKILPVRTNRARAWTAPRTLQRDGDFAAALLSRLKLEFSNLTSLLRAHPAHDTKTSKNE, from the coding sequence ATGAAAACGATATTTTCAGTACCCGAATGGCTGAATCAATACGAGTTTGCTTTTAAAAGCATTAATGAGGTACCGCCATCTTTTTTCCAGGGAATTAACACTAAACTAAGTAAATTACAAAGTGCTAAGCCCGTAGTTACGATTTTAATCGCTGCATGGAACGAAGAACTGAATATACTCCGTAATATTTCAAGCCTGTCCAATCTCGTTACAGCTTATCCGCTGGAGATTATTGTGGTTAACAACAACTCCACCGACAGGACACAACAAACACTTGATAACCTGAACATTACAAGCTATTTTCAGGAGATTCAAGGCTGTGGTCCGGCAAGGCAAATGGGAATGGAACGTGCAAATGGCGAATACATTTTGCTGGCAGATGCCGATTGTGTGTACCCTGCCAACTGGGTTGATGATATGATGGAAAAGCTTACGATACCTGGCACCGCCTGCGTATATGGCAGGTATTCGTTTATCCCCGAAGCCGGTTTTTCGCGTTGGAAACTTTTTATTCTTGAAAAACTGAAAGATCTTGCTGCAGAACTCCGGCAGGTAAAACGGCCTTATTTAAATGCCTTTGGCATCAGCATGGGTTATGTTAAGTCCTTTGGATTACAGGCTGGCTATATTATGCACAATACCAGAGGTGACGATGGCAGATTATGTTTTGACCTGATGAAATTCGGAAAAATATTGCCGGTGCGCACCAATCGCGCAAGAGCATGGACCGCTCCGCGTACCCTACAACGTGATGGTGATTTTGCAGCTGCACTGCTTTCGAGGTTAAAATTAGAGTTTAGCAACCTTACCAGCCTATTGCGCGCGCACCCGGCGCATGATACGAAGACAAGTAAAAATGAATAA
- a CDS encoding UDPglucose 6-dehydrogenase (product_source=KO:K00012; cath_funfam=1.20.5.100,3.40.50.720; cog=COG1004; ko=KO:K00012; pfam=PF00984,PF03720,PF03721; smart=SM00984; superfamily=48179,51735; tigrfam=TIGR03026) encodes MKIAVIGTGYVGLVTGTCLAETGNNVTCVDINTDKIEKMQSGILPIYEPGLELLFHRNINQNRLTFTTDLASAINGAEIIFMALPTPPNGDGAADLSFILGAAKDIAVLITDYKVIVNKSTVPVGTADKVKAIFKQYTPIEVDVVSNPEFLREGVAVEDFMKPDRVVLGTTSENAKKIMSDLYSPYVRQGNPILFMDEKSSELTKYAANSFLATKITFMNEIANLCELVGADVDSVRKGIGADERIGKRFLFPGIGYGGSCFPKDVQALVKASDDYAYDFKILKSVIEVNDSQKTVLVDKVLKYYGDDVNGKHFALWGLAFKPETDDIREAPSLYIIKALLTKGATVSVFDPEGSENTRVVFGDKIAYAANAYQAVNGADALLIATEWSAFRNPDFDQISLLMNERVIFDGRNLFNLEKMIDLGYYYNSIGRKLIEKTDVVTKLQPEQDEYATIN; translated from the coding sequence ATGAAAATAGCAGTAATTGGCACTGGTTATGTTGGCCTGGTAACAGGCACCTGTTTGGCAGAAACAGGTAATAACGTTACCTGCGTGGATATTAATACCGATAAGATCGAAAAGATGCAAAGCGGTATATTACCAATCTATGAACCAGGGCTGGAATTGCTTTTTCACCGTAATATCAACCAGAACCGATTAACTTTTACCACCGATCTGGCTTCTGCCATAAATGGGGCGGAGATTATATTCATGGCCCTGCCAACTCCTCCAAATGGGGATGGGGCAGCGGATCTGTCTTTTATATTGGGTGCCGCAAAAGATATAGCTGTTCTGATTACTGATTACAAAGTTATCGTAAACAAATCTACTGTACCAGTAGGAACTGCCGACAAGGTTAAAGCAATATTTAAGCAATATACTCCAATCGAAGTTGATGTGGTTTCTAACCCGGAATTTTTGAGAGAAGGGGTTGCCGTTGAGGATTTTATGAAACCAGACCGGGTGGTACTGGGAACCACAAGCGAAAACGCAAAAAAGATAATGAGCGATTTATATTCACCATACGTGCGCCAGGGGAATCCAATCCTGTTTATGGATGAAAAATCTTCAGAACTGACAAAATACGCGGCCAATTCATTTCTGGCTACAAAAATAACTTTCATGAACGAAATTGCCAATCTGTGTGAACTTGTTGGTGCAGACGTAGATTCGGTAAGAAAAGGGATTGGTGCTGACGAAAGGATAGGGAAACGTTTTCTTTTTCCTGGGATTGGTTACGGAGGTTCATGCTTTCCGAAAGATGTGCAGGCACTGGTAAAAGCTTCAGATGACTATGCTTATGATTTTAAAATTCTGAAATCTGTAATCGAAGTTAACGATAGCCAAAAAACAGTTCTGGTTGATAAGGTACTTAAATATTATGGTGATGACGTGAACGGAAAACATTTTGCCCTATGGGGACTGGCTTTTAAACCGGAAACTGACGACATCAGGGAAGCACCATCGCTTTATATTATTAAAGCGTTGCTTACTAAGGGCGCTACAGTAAGCGTTTTTGATCCTGAAGGAAGTGAAAACACCAGAGTGGTGTTTGGAGATAAAATCGCTTATGCCGCAAATGCTTACCAGGCTGTTAACGGGGCAGATGCCTTACTTATTGCTACAGAGTGGTCGGCATTTCGAAACCCCGACTTTGATCAGATCAGTCTTTTGATGAACGAGAGGGTGATTTTTGACGGCAGAAACTTATTCAATCTTGAAAAAATGATCGATCTGGGCTATTATTATAACAGTATCGGGAGAAAACTGATTGAAAAAACTGATGTTGTAACCAAACTTCAGCCTGAGCAAGATGAATACGCAACTATTAATTAA
- a CDS encoding peptidoglycan/LPS O-acetylase OafA/YrhL (product_source=COG1835; cog=COG1835; pfam=PF01757; superfamily=103473; transmembrane_helix_parts=Inside_1_12,TMhelix_13_33,Outside_34_42,TMhelix_43_60,Inside_61_79,TMhelix_80_102,Outside_103_139,TMhelix_140_162,Inside_163_168,TMhelix_169_191,Outside_192_200,TMhelix_201_220,Inside_221_232,TMhelix_233_255,Outside_256_259,TMhelix_260_282,Inside_283_294,TMhelix_295_317,Outside_318_326,TMhelix_327_346,Inside_347_364), with amino-acid sequence MKHRFLVLDMFRGVFASLVVLYHMSAFSATPILNNSFVMNADMFVDFFFVLSGFVICYSYQRIDTIAALKLFLTKRIRRLYPLHLLMLLIFLAIEGVKLGLVNHIKINNFLDNSVITFFYSLFLINSIKLPHVHDVSWNLVSWSISAEVISYLLFAISCYLTSKQKIIVSKPIVYLLIALFAAVLLYTITGSFKLDCTYDFGFLRGLIGFFVGACCLYCFKYLHQAFSQLRHSLFSVMELGALLLIGVVIVCGQVLKHYGFVYEIVFFISIMVFAFEKGWVSRSIIKIDLLKKLGKYSYSIYMVHTLFISMFNVIFIRLFKLPEEAYAYLFIPNCIVIYYAARWTYQHIEMRFQYKSKKKVTAD; translated from the coding sequence ATGAAACATAGATTTTTAGTGTTGGATATGTTCAGGGGAGTCTTCGCATCCCTTGTCGTACTCTACCACATGAGTGCTTTTTCTGCTACCCCAATACTAAACAACAGCTTTGTTATGAATGCTGATATGTTTGTAGATTTTTTCTTTGTGCTCAGTGGATTTGTTATTTGTTACTCCTATCAGCGGATTGATACTATTGCAGCATTAAAATTATTTTTAACCAAAAGAATCAGGAGGTTATATCCGCTGCATCTATTGATGCTGTTAATTTTCCTGGCGATAGAAGGGGTAAAACTAGGTTTGGTTAACCATATCAAGATCAATAACTTTCTTGATAACTCGGTGATTACCTTTTTTTATTCCTTATTTCTGATCAATTCGATCAAGCTGCCCCATGTGCACGATGTAAGCTGGAACCTGGTAAGCTGGTCTATAAGTGCTGAGGTGATCAGTTATTTATTATTTGCCATTAGCTGCTACCTAACGAGTAAGCAGAAGATAATTGTTTCAAAACCAATAGTTTATTTATTAATTGCTCTTTTTGCTGCGGTATTGCTATACACTATAACAGGCTCCTTTAAGCTTGATTGCACTTATGATTTTGGTTTTTTAAGAGGATTAATAGGTTTTTTCGTCGGCGCATGCTGTCTGTATTGCTTTAAATACCTGCATCAGGCATTTTCTCAACTCAGGCATTCGCTATTTAGCGTGATGGAATTAGGCGCACTGCTTTTAATTGGCGTGGTGATTGTTTGTGGCCAGGTACTAAAACATTACGGCTTCGTTTACGAAATCGTGTTTTTTATCTCGATAATGGTATTTGCATTCGAAAAAGGATGGGTTTCCAGATCCATAATCAAAATTGATCTGCTTAAAAAACTAGGTAAATATTCCTATTCCATATACATGGTACATACACTGTTTATCAGTATGTTCAATGTGATTTTTATCAGGCTTTTTAAATTGCCGGAAGAAGCATATGCCTACTTGTTTATCCCGAATTGTATCGTAATTTACTATGCTGCAAGGTGGACTTATCAGCACATCGAAATGAGATTTCAGTATAAATCGAAGAAAAAGGTTACTGCTGATTGA
- a CDS encoding hypothetical protein (product_source=Hypo-rule applied; superfamily=53756) yields the protein MITRPELQHKNILYIGVKFYYYHQQLIDKLEDNYGAKVNYFPERDTSIVYGIINRLSPSRLEAYQEFHYRKILAKIIDKKFDYFLVIRGFKMPLWFVKKIKALNPGLKLINYQWDSNTNSPFINLTLQYNILPEFDVKLSFDYKDVEDHAQLKYSPTFYTDEIKELGEKPNGGDFKYDLFYFGSYLPERYQGLLKFMAFAKTHNYSVKFHFYMPIRYFIIERLKGVKIDWKLIKFRKMSRTDYIANLSGSKTIIDVSNTKQSGMAMRVLDALGSGKKVITTNKWIVKDSIYDPRQIAIIDIENIKLPAGFIEDDACLPRQAAFNLNRWIERIFIESFDNPKTSVINTISADNQTAFSQRMNNPL from the coding sequence GTGATAACCCGACCTGAATTACAGCACAAGAACATACTTTACATCGGCGTAAAATTTTACTACTATCACCAGCAGTTAATTGATAAACTTGAGGATAATTATGGTGCAAAGGTCAATTACTTTCCTGAAAGGGATACCAGCATTGTATATGGCATTATCAACCGGTTAAGCCCCTCCCGTTTGGAGGCTTACCAGGAATTTCATTACAGAAAAATATTAGCCAAAATTATCGATAAAAAATTCGACTACTTTTTGGTGATCAGGGGTTTTAAAATGCCATTATGGTTTGTTAAAAAAATTAAGGCGCTTAACCCCGGCCTCAAACTTATTAATTACCAGTGGGATTCTAATACTAACAGCCCTTTCATTAACCTTACACTACAGTACAATATTCTTCCGGAGTTCGACGTAAAGTTATCTTTCGATTATAAAGATGTTGAAGACCATGCGCAACTGAAATATTCGCCCACCTTTTACACCGATGAAATAAAGGAACTTGGTGAAAAACCCAACGGTGGGGATTTTAAGTATGATTTGTTTTATTTTGGTTCTTATCTTCCTGAACGTTACCAAGGTTTGCTAAAGTTTATGGCGTTTGCAAAAACGCATAATTACTCCGTTAAATTTCACTTTTATATGCCCATCAGGTATTTCATTATTGAGCGGCTAAAAGGCGTTAAGATCGATTGGAAACTGATCAAGTTCAGAAAAATGTCAAGGACTGATTATATCGCCAATCTTTCCGGTTCAAAAACCATTATCGATGTGAGTAACACAAAACAATCGGGCATGGCTATGCGGGTACTGGATGCTTTAGGCTCAGGCAAAAAAGTTATCACAACAAATAAATGGATAGTTAAAGACAGCATTTATGACCCCAGGCAGATTGCCATAATCGATATTGAAAATATTAAGCTACCTGCAGGATTTATAGAAGACGACGCTTGCCTGCCTCGCCAAGCAGCATTTAATCTAAACAGGTGGATTGAACGGATATTTATCGAAAGTTTTGACAACCCGAAAACAAGCGTCATCAACACTATATCAGCAGATAACCAGACAGCCTTTAGCCAGAGAATGAATAATCCACTATAA